The genomic stretch GAATCTGTATTCGAACGGGGGAAAAAGATAGCGATGGATTTCCCTCTGGATCCGGTGAGCAGGTTTGCAGGTTTTTCCCCCATTTTGTTTCAGTGGTAGGGTGCATACTTATCTGAGTCTAACCAGGGGGCGAATTTTGACCCGCAGTCTACCAATCTGTGATGCATGCCCAGCGGATGTAGCCGTCTTGAGCTTGCATGGGGACGACTCTGCCAGCAGCTACGCTGGCCCCGCGGCGGCCGGTGCATCGGTGATTGGGGATCTCGCAGACGGAGCTAGTGTCGGAGATGTCGGCAGCGTGATGGGAGGCGCTGATGGCCCTGATTCCGCGCAGTCAACCGGTATCGACAATCCCCAGTCTGCTGGGTGGACGAAGAGGTAATTGCCCGAATGTCCTGACTGTACCGTGCAGCTCAAATCTCATGGGTTGGTTGTGAAATGAGAAGACAGCTAGCTGCTGGAAATGGTACCTCTCACTTGAATTTGATGACTGCATAAAAAAAGTGTAGCTTGTTTGCTGATAGAAAATGTCGTCCTGGATTCCTGTCTGTGGAGTATGTATTCACCCAGTTTGGCAGTCCAAAACGCCTTTGCGTCTCACTATTTTTGTGATTGTTGATATAAAAAGATACAGTTGTGCATGACTTCTGGAGTGTATGTCAGGATTTAGCTTTTGCTTAGTGATATTTTTGTCTCAGCGAGACAGCGATACATCAACTGCCAAAACTGATATTTCTGGTAGTTCTAGAATGGAAATTATGTGCATATCTTCTGTGGTTCTGGGTGCTTTATATAACTTGGGGTGACGAGTAGGCAAGTATTATTTAACAGTAATGGGGTTGCATGATCTGGGCAACGTCGTTTGTCTAATATTGACTAAAACCATATTGTTGTGAGGTTCTATGTTAAGAGTAATGCTTCATCACACCAGTGAAATGTACAGTAGCATCATAGAATTACTGAATTACTACATATTTATATGTAGAACTACTACTGAGGCAAAGAATGTTTACTACTGAATGTACAGTAGCATCATAGAATGTACAGTAGAGTCATAGAATTACTGAATTACTACATGAAAGAAGTACAATACTCCATATTTCCAATATCCAATACTGAATTACTACTAGGGCAAAGAATTTTTTTATAACTGAAGTCTAAACTGTAGTACTGTACCTTCTTCTTCAGGCAACAGGTACAGCTCAATTTCACCTTACTTGATCAGGGAGGAATGCGAGCACTTGATCAGATAACATTCAGTCAACAGCTACAGCTCGATTTCACCACTTGATCACGAAGGGCGTCGAGCACTTGATCAGAGAGGACGGTGAGCACTTGATTAGAGAGGACGACGGGCACTTGTTCTAGGACAAAGGCGACACACGAGATGACCAGGTCGAGGAGAAGCAGAGGCCCCGCGGTGGCGCGCTGTCGAGGAGGAGCTGCTCAGCGGAGCAGCGTCGCAGCCGACGAGCAAACGGAGCAGTGGAGCAGAGGAGGACCGGCAGCACGTCGAGCTCGAGCGCGGCCCCGCGAGCAGGCCAGGAGCGCTCGCGTGGAGCAAAGAGCAGGCTGGCGGCGAGCGAGGCCAGTGCGTGGAGCAGCGAGGCCTGCCGGCGGCGCAGTGGTGAGCCGAGCAGAGGACGGCGGGACGGATGGAATATAAATCACGATGTACAATTGCTGGTGTCATGCGCTGCAGGGAAAGCCAACGTGCGTGTGTCATCCGGACCGAGTGACTCAGAATCATGAGTTCACTGAGACAATGTGGTTAGTCCAGCACGGTCCAGTTCGTCGGCTCTCCGCTTGGACCGAGTATGGGACAACGGCTAGATGGGCATTAATGTGGTCAATGTGTGGGTTAGGTTACTGTTTAATAATAGACATACGTGCTGGAATACTGCACACTATACTCTGTGAGGCCCATATCCCAAGGAAACTGAATGGTCTAGATAAAGGGATCATCTGGACCCGAGTTTCGTTTTGAATTTCCTGCACTGAACCCCCTTCACGAGTATATAGAGGTTTCTCAACTGGATACCATCGCACACCTAATGGCCATCAAGTCTTAGTATAAAGTGTGCAGAGCTAGCTTCGATGCATTTCTGACCATCATTGCCAGCATTCTGCCAGAAAAACACGTGTTGACAAGAACATGTACGAGTTGAACAAAATTCTCCGTGCACTTAAGATGACATATGAGCAGATAcatgcttgtccaaagggatacaTGTTATATAGGAAAGAACACGCGGAAAAAAATTATTGTATCAAGTGCAACTCCTCTATGTATTTTGAGGACGATGCCGGTGATGGACAGAAGAGGTAGCTCACAGTTGCCAAAAAGATCATCTGGTATCTTCCGTTCATACCAAGAATCCAACGGCTTTATATAACCGAGAAATCTGCCCAAAAGATATCGTCATACGAAGGAAATAGATATCGTCATACGAAGATGATACATCCATCGGATGGTGAAGCATGTCACAAGTTCGCTAAAAAATATAAAGTTAAAGCGGGCAACCCATTGAGTGTAGCAATTGGGATAACAACTAATGCGTTCAATCCATTTGGTATGATGTCTGCAACAGACAActgttggcccgtgtttgtgaTTTCCATGAATCTCCCCCTGGCGTTTGCATGCAAGGGCAGAACATGTTCCTATCGCTAATAATTTCAGGGCCTTCATACCCAGGGAAGAATATGAGCGTGTACATGGAgccgctggtggatgacttgcTCGTTGCCTAGAACACTGGGGTGCGAACATATGACGCCGTAACAAAGAAGCACTTCGATAGGTATGTTTGGTACCACACATCCTTGCATGACCTATCGGCATGTGCTTTATTCTGCgattggtgtacacatgggaagtggccttgcccagtTTGCAGGCATGCAGGCTTTGACTTTCTTTTGGCTGAGGAAGGGTGGCAAGTATTCCTGCTTTGACCAACATCGACAGTTCCTTGCTCCGGACCATGAATTTAGGAGAGACAAAAAGAGGTTCAAAAAAGACGTTGTCGTCGATGCTCCGCCACCACGGGTGATGACCGGTGCCGATATCAACGATGAGTTAGAAGGTCTCTAGCCCAATGCTGAGGGGACTGATTTTGTGGGATATGGAAATACACACAACTCGACTCACATTCCATGCTTTTGAAAGCCCAATTACTTTGAAGATCTCCTCCTTccacataacattgatgtaatgcacactgaAAAGAATATTTTGGCACAATCATGGACACTAAAAAGATGGAGGTAACATTAAGGCCAAAGTTGATCAACAGTCACTATGTGATAGGATAGATCTAGAGATGGAGCCTCCTGGAGTCACAGGCAAAGGGTGGTATAAGCCAAAGGCCccgttgtcgagggtactcctcagcaatgcccttcgtatggggcttagggtagatggaatcctgtaggctgacacgagacatcggttatcaaacaagcgggagagcgatttacccaggttcggggccctcgatgaggtaaaacccttacttcctgcctgtctgatcttgattatgaaaatatcaggttacaatggggtgccgaaggtttcggctgtgacctcgtcgagagactaagttctgcagggacctagctctagacttgcggtggctatgattgctaagattatgtgtgtcctcggcagcctctctcctggcccttatattgggagccgggtctcgagagatctgtccgagtacgactaggttacaaaggatcctagttctaagctttccttatattcttcgtctccttgtcttgttcctcaaggattcttctttggaaccgacgtagtggcccacctagCCATCGActgccttcatgggcccctggttgggccgcaaggggtagtgcaacattagttacccgaagggtaacgcccacatcagtagcccccgagtgcttggccgaagatacttcgggcagggactaaagcatGCCTTCTGTCGAATATTCACTTTTAGTCGATAGGTCTTGTCCTCCTTGTAATAGCAGCGTCTTCTTTTATCGGATgcgtgtccagcgctcccgatgggagtagcccccgagtctaggtacggatgcttgcaaccgtgcgtagactcaagttgtactactcgaatgtttttcttctgccgaagcctCTTTCAACTTGTTATAGTCATCCGATATTTCCCCCTTTTTTTTATCGGGTCttcatttcttctaaacaagattTAGTATGTAAAGGATACTGAGTAGCGTGCCCGATTTTTACCGGTTAActtccgatggcaaaacaacattaccctacacagaatcaagtcccctggCATGATTCTGGACTGCACCAAAAAATCTTCGAGTTCATAACTTTTATCGGGTGCACACTTAGTACTcctgataggagtagcccccgagtctgggcgcggatgcttgcaatcgagTGCAGATTTTAGCCCAAATCACTTGAACCTTTCTTCAGATACTTCTGATGTAATCTTTCTTGTAGCGATCTTCGAGCCCAAATTATGTCGGGTGCGCCTTCAgcactcctgatgggagtagcccccgagtctaggtacggatgcttgcaaccgtgcgtagacgcaAGCTGTACCACTCGGTAGTTTTAATTCTCTTCGGATGCTCCTTTCGTAGTCGATACTTCTGGTGACATCATTGGTGACGTAGCAACTGCTGCGGTTTGACTGataggacgtgacctgacgggcccaccctacttctgtgcGGTCagtttaggaaatgaccagtgctTGTGCATTGACCGAGGCGCCCCCTCGATTTCCACGCGTAGTGGgggtaatgggccgccggttccgtttctCTTGCTTGGACACGTATACGATCAGATCCTCGTCCACCTCCCCGCAATtgctggagttatggccacgattcccCAACAGTCCTCGCTATAAATAAAGGCCCTTTCACTAttttcactttttacgcctccatactgctcatcttcctcctcaatcTCTTTTCTCGCCACTGTTCCTTCTTCCAAGAACTCGAGCATCATGGGCAAGAGGAAGGGAACCGCCGAACCAGGTGCTTCGTCAGGCGCTAGCAAGGTCTGCCACGATTGgtgcgcctccaccatctccaatcGTGATGTGAACAAGCTGCGCACGCTTGGCTTCATCTCATCAGCCGATGATGACATTCGCCTCCCAGGTTCATCTTCTCGCCCAAGGCCTCCCAAGGGCTTCACTGTTATGTTCGTCGCCTTCTTATTTCGTGGGATTTCGCTTTCGGCCCACGAATTCCTTCGCTCCCTTCTCTttttctatgggattcagctctggcagctgaccccaaattccatcctacATCTTTCCATCTTCGTTACCTTGTGCAAGGCATTCCTCGGCATAGACCCTCATTGGGGCTtgtggaggaaaatcttctacgtCAAATGCCACAATGGCAATGACGGTCCTCCCGTTGTTGGCGGCGTCGGTTTTGTCATTAGAAAAGAGGCTGATTACCTCGACTTCCCGATGAAGGAATCAGTCTAGGGGTGGCGACAAAAATGGTTCTACCTGTGAGACACTCCAGTAGCTGGACGGCGCTCCAACTTGCCCCTATTTGAAGATGTCTTAGTGGCTACGCCGAAGAAATCCTGGCGGAACACCTTGACTATCGAAGAAAGTGCCACAGCCGATCAACTGTTCGAAAAGGTCTTAGACCTGAAGAATGCAGGGGGTCTGACAATGTGCGGTACTGAGGTGGTCTCGGTGTTTCTAAAACATCGGGTGCAGCCATTGATGTCTCGACCTCATCAACTGTGGTTGTTTGTCGGCAAAGACGATAAGTCGAGAGTTAGCTCAGTCGACCTTTCTGACTTCGGCTCGCCCTCCATATGATTTCAAACATCTTCCTGCCGAGGTAATCTTCTTCGCACTTGTTCCAAATGTTGTTTTTATTTCCTTATTCAAACTTTTAACAGTTTGTTTTTCTGTCGGCAGGCTTCCACCGTTGCTCAGTGCtaccctcctacacccgaaagcgggGTAGAgctagaggatgacgatgatgattcgGAGGAAACTGAAGATGCGCAGCACGCTCTTGAGGATAGCGACATCCAGGAGGACGAAGCCCCCGAGGAAGATGCTCGCATTAGGGCTATGCGGCGCAGGAGGATCAGCGAGGACTTGATGACAACGGccgaatcaagtcctagcggacaagatgatgatgTCGATGAAACTGCATCGCCTCCTCCAGCTGCAAAAAGTTTGACGGGCTTCTTTGCTGCCGAACATGACTTAGACCTGTGAGTCTCcgcttgacataggcatccccaatgggcctaccgaagatggtacccggggttttactgaaggcccacgacccaaagaTTATAAAACCCGGAAGCCCAGTcaggagatagtttggaaagatagaattgtattagaaatattgacttgtaactattacgggacggactcaaatagtctcccgaactctgtaacttgtgtatcacgaaaccctcggctccgcctcctatataagggggagtcgagggacaaagagaggatcgattccattgtcaacataaccctagctttttagcagtcgagtactttttcggctgaaaccctcgagatctacttgccctctacttccgctaaaaccctagtctacaatttgtaggcattgacaagttaataccttgtcaattggcgccgtctgtgggaattagaggcgacaaggagctgatctcgatggcacgttcaacatcgtcgacatcttcggtggcaagcaatgctttggacggaggtaaacagatcgaaactggtctagttgattttgttcctcaccctcccgcccgtttggatgcatatgcccgtcgggagagaaggatcacGTCGTTTAGCGGCACCGACCCGTTCGGGACCGCTAGCGGTTGGTTCTGATTCCTCGGGATCATCgtcaacaacaaaatcaagcGAAAAAACCTCGTCGACAAGCAGCACTACACCCGCTGTCGGCGGAGATCTCGCCAATCTGTTTGGCAGGATGTCTTTCGGGTTGTTCACAGACTCCGATCTGGAtagcgactcggaaagcatcgacagcttcagcttcatcgacaaatctaaccttattcgggaggtcttcgccgatcgttacgacggtgtcaccgacccagaGGATAACTACTCAAGGTCAACATATCATCAAGTATACGTGATTGGTGAGTCCAGTCATCCGGAGagcgaaacatcagaggctttcgatgatttgggaaatccatacgtcgatcctgctgatcttacgcgaggtttaggGACCAAATATGTCGGGACTACACCACGCCAGAAGTTGCAGCTACCGCaaacagcttgggatagagcgacAACAGCCTTGAACGGTACCAATCCGTTGACCACTGCTGCTACGGTGGAggagttgcaagcataccaatataggctcACGCGTGCTAGTCGAGAATTGGAGAAGCAAAGGGTGATACTTGAGCAAAGAAAAGCGGCAGCTTCCGCGTCGAGTAGGCGAAGAGctgagctgagtcgacaatcGGGAACTTCAGGGGATAATCACAGAGAAGCTCGTAATAGAGGAAGATCCCGGCTGCAGCACATACCAGAAGGCGAGAGGGAGCatctggtccaaaacctcgacatgtcctttatgtcgatagacacgagaggaaacattatttccaaaacaccggaagctggatacatggcgactcaggcttacatactggcatccaggccacctcccggagatccaagagaagcgttgtacaatatggctatggcaggagttggcgTCATGGGAACAACATTTGCGGGTACGAGTACGCCTCCCGAAGGTgccccaaggcaaaatagtccacgacctgcggtgaCAGTGCAAGATCCTCCAAGAGCGGGTGATGCGAGAAATACAGCAACACAGGCGCAGatcgacagagcgcggcaagaaagaagagaacgtcggcaatcaccagaagtagatgaggaagatatgtgcgggctcccctgtttcactcgacgagttcgtaaaactcgagtcccgtctgggtttaaattacccgacaactacaagaagttcgatggtttgcaagatccagaggactggttagtcgactaTCTGGAGATAGTAAAATTGACGGGaggaaccaaagcaactgccatgcagagtATTCAGGTACACTTAAGCGGAGTGGcgagatcatggataaagaagttaccacctggatctatcgacagctgggaaactttcgagaaCATGTTTGTGAAGAACTtcctatccacatgcaagaaaccagCGTCAATAGAGCAGCTGAGAGCCTACAGACAAAAGTATGATGAGCCAATGAGGACATACATCCagagatggaacatcatcaaaaattcggcagagaatatatctgacgaaagagcaatagacgtGTTTGTCGCTGGTATtagaaggaaggaccaatccaagaacaattgcagcactcatggaaatagcgaatcgttgggcagatggagaagatgctgttcaaaataaacggcacaggtcaccGGAGGACGACCGCAACCGAAATAATCAAAATAGAAGgcgtttttctcgacagttctcagattatgacggtcctggccaaatatcggctggcttccgaggaaataatggagaaaataatcgagatgactatcaaaggggTAATGAACAGCGCAGCAACTATAGGGATGCTCCCCGTtctaacagacaaaatagtggaccaaggttccagagaccgtaTGTATCACCCAAGGACCTTTTGAACGGACCTTCTcagatgcacttctttctcgataATACTGGGAAGAGACAGTCGGGTCACCTCCAGAAAGACTGCCAAACTTTCCTAGCATTGCATAGATATGCGGGTCACGCCAATGCACAGGCAGcaaacagaaacccccaggggccaaggagtgagattcaccttccacctccacccgcaattacagacgaaaatcgacaccagttgtAGTTGGCGACAGCTCCAACCAaaggtccttatatcgacaccaacgggacagtctcgatgattcagaagggcagacCCTCCAATACACTCAAaaagtgatttcgcgacaagtttacatggcggagaagatgcctccaccaacggttgagtacctgaattggtcggggcaagacatcggcttcaccatagcagaccacccgcaacaagttccacgaccaggacaatcagctttgatcttgccggcggtgattgcaggattcgacgtttcacgggtgttcatagatggaggcagcagcttaaacctcatgtacgcggatacattgaggaagatgaacatatctttggcacatctaaaaccaactgacacgcgtttccatggcatcaccccggagaagccaagttatccattggggaaaataagtctcgacgttcagttcggtacccgagaaaattacagaagagaAAAACtagaattcgaagttgtggatttcccgtcacagtatcatgctctgctaggacgacccgcttatgccagatttatggcagtaccacactacacatacttaTTGTGGAGGCTCCCGAGACCCAACGGCCCAATCACGGTAAAAGGCGGCTTTGCGGCtggcggataagtgcgacaaggattttcatcggctgtcagaaactttcgggatgcaagcggaatatatggcgtcaaggctaacaactgattatgatgtgttgcctgaTGGAGGGAGGCCACTGAAGGAGCCAACCTTCGATACCACCAAGAACTCGAAggaagtacagatccacccgacagatcccaagaagacgacagctatcgcaacaaatatggatagcgcataggaaagcgcgctcgtcgagttcctccgtgagcgctgggaaatcttcgcatggtgtccagctgacatgccaggagtacccagggaacttgccgagcaccctcttaatgtggatccaatggctaggccaattaaacaacctttgcggcgtttttcgaaaccaaaccgcaaagctatgttgtcggaaattaatcgacttcgagaagcaaacttcatcaaggagctacatacggaggccacatgggtcgctaacccagtcctggtcccgaagaaaaacaatgacgtccttcgcatgtgcgtcgacttcacgtgtctcaataaacattgtccaaaggatcactttcccctcccgaggaccgatcaaattatcgactccacagcaggatgtgaacttctttccttcctggacgcgtattctggttacaaccagatccgcctaaaagaagaggatgaggtcaaaacagcttttataacaccttacgGTGTATTCTGCtataaaacaatgccttttgggctgaaaacgcgggagctacttatcaaaggatgatgcaaaAATGTCTGGCCGTGCAGATCGGCAGGAATGTTCAAGTATATATCGATGATGTCGTGATTACAACAAAGCAGGGGTTATCTTTAATCGATGATcttaaggaaaccttcgacaacctcgacaagtttcgcctcaagctaaacccgacgaagtgttcctttggcgtttcCGCGGGAGAGCTCCTTGGATACTTGGTATCATCCAGAGGCATTGAGGCGAATCCTGAGAAGATACAAGCAATTGTGACAATGAGAAAGCCGATGAAGCTTAAGGAGATACAGCAGCTGACAGGACGTGTCGCGGCTCtgagcagatttgtcgccaggctaggagaaaaagcgctacCCTTTTATGcgctgatcaagcaaggagagaagttcgagtggaacgaagaaataGATAGGGTGTTTGAGCACctcaaacgcacaatttcgacacctccaataccggtggcgccaaaagaaaaggaacctctcctgttatatatcgcggccacaactcaggtggtcagcacggtacttgtggtagaaagggaagaagaagggaaacttcatggagtccagaggccggtatacttcatcagtgaagttttatcgccttcaaaacagaggtacccgcattatcagaaactcgcatacggagtattcacaacagcaagaaagttacggcactatttttcggcacacccgatcatagtagtCAATGAGGCACCGCTGTCGAACATCTTgaataatccagaagctacaggccatgtctccctttggggaatagagctttcctctcgggacatcacgtatgaaaaaagaaaagcaataaagtcgcaaatcctgccggactttgttgcagagtggatggagctgcaaagtacaggacctccagatttatcgagtacatggactatgaactttgacgggtcaaaaagggtagaaggagctggagcaggcgtgatattagtatcacctcaaggagaCAAAATGAAATATGTGCTGCGGATGACATTTTCCAATGCATCCAATAATGAGGCGGAGTACGAAGCGCttttacatgggatgaagatggcgaaagcttgtggagcAACCCGACTAAAAAAATTCGGTgactcccaattggtggctcaacaggtgatgaatcaatgcgatgcagtcaatgacagcatgatagcatacaaggaagtatacaatgaactcgagaaactctttgatgggTGTGAAGTAAACCACATTAGTagactcagcaatgatgaagccgatgttttggcaaacatcggatcgcaatgcttagcaataccaccaggcgtattttgggaggagataagcgaAAGATCAACTAAGGCAAGGAAAACA from Lolium rigidum isolate FL_2022 unplaced genomic scaffold, APGP_CSIRO_Lrig_0.1 contig_7894_1, whole genome shotgun sequence encodes the following:
- the LOC124682270 gene encoding uncharacterized protein LOC124682270 encodes the protein MDFPLDPVSRFAADVAVLSLHGDDSASSYAGPAAAGASVIGDLADGASVGDVGSVMGGADGPDSAQSTGIDNPQSAGWTKRQQVQLNFTLLDQGGMRALDQITFSQQLQLDFTT